In Haematobia irritans isolate KBUSLIRL chromosome 1, ASM5000362v1, whole genome shotgun sequence, a genomic segment contains:
- the LOC142231160 gene encoding uncharacterized protein LOC142231160: MMQEEECLLILCIGAATTSLMESDNKKRLKRQWVREWVKRRKEEGCCAKLLKELRSETPSLYKNFLRMNASDFDYLLRLVAPYITKKSTHLREPIPPSDRLAVTLRYLPTGENFRSLQYIFRIPHNTISTIIPEVCEAIFKALQPEYLKISIYYYTNVPTNLNLFLKTLLNSPDWRTITQCLVSSQQQLL, encoded by the exons ATGATGCAGGAGGAAGagtgtttattaattttgtgcATTGGAGCTGCAACAACGTCCCTTATGGAATCCGATAATAAGAAGCGATTGAAAAGGCAATGGGTTAGAGAGTGGGTAAAAAGACGTAAGGAAGAAGGATGTTGCGCAAAATTATTGAAAGAACTACGGTCAGAAACACCTTCTCTATACAAAAACTTTTTGCGCATGAATGCATCGGATTTCGATTATTTG CTTCGGTTAGTTGCTCcgtatataacaaaaaaatccactcaTCTAAGAGAGCCTATTCCACCTTCTGATCGTTTAGCTGTTACCCTCCGATATTTACCAACTGGCGAGAATTTCAGATCACTTCAATACATATTTCGTATTCCCCATAATACGATTTCAACAATTATTCCTGAAGTATGCGAAGCTATTTTTAAGGCCCTTCAACCAGAATATCTGAAA atttcgatttaTTACTACACTAATGTACCAACAAATCTAAATCTATTTTTAAAGACATTGCTGAATTCACCTGATTGGCGAACGATCACACAATGTCTTGTTTCTAGTCAACAACAATTACTGTGA